In the Sediminibacter sp. Hel_I_10 genome, one interval contains:
- a CDS encoding DUF4369 domain-containing protein — protein sequence MKQFAAILITILLYNCASEEQHDFTLKGHIEGLKKGTVYLQKQTDSVMVTLDSLEINGNSMFELHAALEEPELLFLKLDKNDDDEGTVVFFADKGITEVNSTLKTFNYDAKIKGSKQQDVLEEYLLMMSKFNDKNLDMIKESFESQIAQDSTKYNNIQANFDNLLKRKYLYTINFAVNHKDSEVAPYLAISEISNTSVKYLEEIYNALDAEIKTSKYGIELEELIALRKAEAKNQ from the coding sequence ATGAAACAATTTGCTGCAATCCTAATCACTATCCTACTCTATAATTGTGCCTCAGAAGAGCAGCACGATTTTACATTAAAAGGTCATATTGAAGGACTTAAAAAAGGAACGGTTTATCTTCAAAAACAAACCGACTCGGTGATGGTGACCTTAGATTCCCTAGAGATTAATGGTAATTCTATGTTTGAACTTCATGCAGCATTGGAAGAGCCTGAGCTATTGTTTCTTAAATTAGACAAAAATGATGACGATGAAGGCACAGTCGTGTTTTTTGCTGACAAAGGCATTACAGAAGTTAATTCTACTTTAAAGACTTTTAATTACGATGCAAAGATCAAAGGTTCTAAACAACAAGATGTTTTAGAAGAATATTTATTAATGATGTCAAAATTCAATGATAAAAATTTAGACATGATCAAAGAAAGTTTTGAATCTCAAATAGCACAAGATTCCACTAAGTACAATAACATCCAAGCTAATTTTGACAACCTTTTAAAACGAAAGTATCTCTACACCATCAATTTTGCGGTAAATCATAAGGATAGCGAAGTGGCGCCTTATTTAGCGATAAGCGAAATTTCAAACACCAGTGTTAAATATTTAGAAGAAATTTACAATGCACTTGATGCAGAGATCAAAACATCGAAATACGGCATTGAACTGGAAGAACTGATTGCTTTACGAAAAGCAGAAGCTAAGAACCAATAA
- a CDS encoding DUF819 domain-containing protein — protein MDTTPFFTDDTIVFGLLMLSLGFVFLTESIKTGFWPKFYKIVPGLFMAYMIPAVLTTTGLIAPEWITVTEDGSSVENSTSLYYMASRYLLPAALVLMTLSIDLKAVFNLGWKALIMFFTGTIGIVIGGPIAILLISFFSPSTVGGIGPDAVWRGLSTLAGSWIGGGANQTAMLEIYEYNPAKYGGMVFVDIVVANIWMAIILIGIGKRDRINKWLKADTTSIEQLKEKVSAFSEKAKRNPSLADIMIIGAIAFGTVSLAHWASNGLAPYFNGIVKGIEDQTTRNVFTFLDSKFFWMISISTLVAVLLSFTKAKSFEGAGASKFGSVFIYILVATIGMKMDLTLIFDNKGLIFIGVVWMTIHALLLIGVAKLIRAPYFFLAVGSQANVGGAASAPIVASAFHPSLATVGVLLAVFGYAIGTVAAIGCTILMELAAVS, from the coding sequence ATGGACACTACTCCTTTTTTTACAGATGACACCATTGTTTTTGGACTCCTAATGCTCTCGTTAGGATTTGTTTTTTTAACAGAGTCCATAAAGACTGGATTTTGGCCTAAATTTTATAAGATTGTTCCAGGACTCTTCATGGCCTATATGATTCCTGCCGTTTTAACAACTACCGGTCTTATTGCTCCAGAATGGATTACAGTTACCGAAGATGGCTCCTCAGTTGAAAACAGCACTAGCCTCTATTATATGGCAAGCCGCTATCTCCTACCCGCCGCCCTCGTGCTCATGACACTGAGTATTGATCTTAAAGCGGTTTTTAATTTAGGGTGGAAGGCCTTAATCATGTTTTTTACTGGAACTATTGGGATAGTAATTGGAGGACCAATTGCCATATTGCTCATTTCTTTCTTTTCACCATCTACTGTTGGCGGTATTGGTCCAGATGCTGTTTGGAGAGGACTATCTACTTTGGCAGGGAGTTGGATTGGTGGTGGCGCTAATCAAACAGCCATGTTAGAGATTTATGAATACAATCCTGCAAAATATGGCGGTATGGTTTTTGTAGATATTGTGGTCGCTAATATTTGGATGGCCATTATTCTTATTGGTATAGGCAAACGTGACCGAATCAATAAGTGGCTAAAAGCAGATACAACATCCATTGAGCAGTTAAAGGAAAAAGTATCTGCCTTTTCAGAAAAAGCAAAAAGAAATCCTTCTTTAGCAGACATCATGATCATTGGTGCTATTGCTTTTGGTACAGTAAGCCTTGCGCATTGGGCCTCTAACGGTTTAGCGCCTTATTTTAATGGTATTGTTAAAGGTATAGAAGACCAAACCACCCGTAATGTTTTTACGTTTTTAGATTCTAAATTCTTTTGGATGATCAGTATCTCTACATTGGTGGCCGTACTGTTATCATTTACAAAGGCGAAGTCTTTTGAAGGCGCTGGAGCCAGTAAGTTTGGTAGTGTTTTTATATACATTTTGGTGGCTACCATAGGAATGAAAATGGATCTTACACTCATCTTTGACAATAAGGGTCTCATTTTTATTGGTGTGGTCTGGATGACTATTCACGCCTTATTACTTATTGGCGTTGCAAAACTTATTAGAGCACCCTATTTCTTTCTTGCTGTGGGCAGTCAAGCTAATGTTGGTGGAGCAGCTTCTGCACCAATCGTGGCCTCAGCATTTCATCCATCACTAGCCACTGTTGGGGTACTATTGGCTGTTTTTGGATATGCCATAGGAACGGTCGCTGCTATTGGTTGTACTATTTTAATGGAATTGGCTGCCGTTAGTTAG
- a CDS encoding Arc family DNA-binding protein — translation MAKKKAFALRVNEDMLKAIEKWAADEFRSTNGQIEWMLMQSLKEQKREPKSKASDKSDS, via the coding sequence ATGGCAAAAAAGAAAGCATTTGCATTGCGTGTTAATGAAGACATGCTAAAAGCGATTGAAAAATGGGCAGCCGATGAATTCCGGAGCACCAACGGTCAAATCGAATGGATGCTCATGCAGTCTCTTAAAGAACAAAAACGTGAGCCTAAATCTAAAGCTTCCGATAAAAGCGACTCTTAA
- a CDS encoding SPFH domain-containing protein, translating to MKSEKIITPTNGYLMLLLFILLFFGSIIAIITFKHAIYGLATVFSLFIAPGFVMVQPNGSRVLLLFGKYIGTIKENGFYWVNPFFTKKKISLRASNFDSERLKVNDKLGNPIMISTILVWRVKNTYKAAFDVDNYENFVRVQTDAAVRKLASMYPYDNFADEGVDEDITLRSSVNEVSEALEKEIDERLTTAGIEVLEARIGYLAYANEIANAMLKRQQATAIVAARHKIVEGAVSMVEMALEELGKRHIVELDDERKAAMVSNLMVILCGDKDASPVLNTGTLSH from the coding sequence ATGAAATCAGAAAAAATCATTACCCCAACCAACGGCTACTTAATGCTCCTCTTGTTTATTTTGCTATTTTTTGGTAGCATTATAGCTATCATTACATTTAAACATGCCATTTACGGTCTAGCAACCGTCTTTTCTTTATTTATTGCACCTGGTTTTGTAATGGTACAACCCAATGGATCGAGAGTATTACTGCTCTTTGGCAAATACATTGGAACCATCAAAGAAAACGGGTTCTACTGGGTTAATCCCTTTTTTACTAAAAAGAAAATTTCGCTTAGAGCAAGTAATTTTGACAGTGAGCGTCTTAAAGTAAACGATAAGTTAGGAAACCCTATAATGATTAGCACCATCTTGGTTTGGCGGGTCAAGAACACATATAAAGCTGCTTTTGATGTCGATAATTATGAAAACTTTGTAAGGGTTCAAACCGATGCTGCAGTTAGAAAGTTAGCAAGCATGTATCCTTATGATAATTTTGCCGATGAGGGCGTCGATGAAGACATTACCCTTCGATCTAGTGTCAACGAAGTAAGCGAAGCTCTAGAAAAAGAAATTGATGAACGTCTAACCACGGCAGGTATTGAAGTTCTTGAAGCCAGAATTGGTTATCTTGCATATGCTAATGAAATCGCTAATGCCATGCTTAAAAGACAACAAGCTACTGCAATAGTTGCTGCCCGACATAAAATTGTGGAAGGCGCCGTAAGCATGGTTGAAATGGCATTAGAAGAACTCGGAAAAAGACACATTGTTGAGTTAGACGACGAGCGCAAGGCAGCTATGGTAAGCAACCTTATGGTCATTCTTTGTGGAGATAAAGACGCCTCGCCCGTTTTAAACACAGGTACATTAAGTCACTAA